The proteins below are encoded in one region of Pedococcus aerophilus:
- a CDS encoding ABC transporter permease, with product MSAAGLEVGTTTVTGRPKHKRRYGPREWAVIAIGVLAVIAILRVATGANDIASSGALAAAIGLAVPIGLAGLGGLWSERAGVVNIGLEGMMILGTWGAGFFGYHMGPWAGVLGAIAMGMIGGLIHAVATVTFGVDHIVSGVAINIIGLGVAKYLAARFFTGLPGGGPTQSPQVKELPSFTLPGVSPALGDLEKKHWFFVSDLAAVLRAVCTNLSVLTIIAILLFVATWWILWRSAFGLRLRSVGESPVAAESLGVNVLRYKFLAVLISGGLAGLGGGFLALVAASIYRDGQTGGRGYIGLAAMIFGNWRPGGLLTGAALFGYTDAVQLRGGATVHAFLLLFAVLLIAVGIWQIVRNHRTVQGVLAIVVGVLVGWWYLAADAVPAELTGTTPYVTTLLVLAFASQRLRMPAADGQIYRKGEGH from the coding sequence ATGAGCGCCGCCGGACTCGAGGTCGGCACGACGACCGTGACCGGACGACCCAAGCACAAGCGCCGCTACGGACCTCGCGAGTGGGCGGTCATCGCCATCGGCGTCCTGGCCGTCATCGCGATCCTGCGCGTCGCCACCGGCGCCAACGACATCGCCTCCTCCGGCGCGCTGGCCGCCGCCATCGGCCTGGCCGTCCCGATCGGCCTCGCCGGTCTCGGTGGCCTGTGGTCCGAGCGCGCGGGTGTGGTCAACATCGGCCTCGAGGGCATGATGATCCTCGGCACCTGGGGAGCCGGGTTCTTCGGCTACCACATGGGGCCGTGGGCGGGTGTGCTCGGCGCCATCGCCATGGGCATGATCGGTGGGCTCATCCACGCCGTCGCCACGGTGACCTTCGGGGTCGACCACATCGTCTCCGGTGTCGCCATCAACATCATCGGCCTCGGCGTCGCCAAGTACCTCGCCGCCCGGTTCTTCACCGGCCTGCCCGGCGGTGGTCCCACGCAGTCGCCGCAGGTCAAGGAGCTGCCGTCGTTCACGCTCCCGGGCGTGTCCCCGGCGCTCGGCGACCTCGAGAAGAAGCACTGGTTCTTCGTCAGCGACCTCGCCGCCGTCCTGCGGGCGGTCTGCACCAACCTCTCGGTGCTCACGATCATCGCGATCCTGCTGTTCGTGGCGACCTGGTGGATCCTGTGGCGCTCGGCGTTCGGCCTGCGACTGCGCTCGGTGGGCGAGTCGCCCGTCGCCGCGGAGTCCCTGGGCGTCAACGTGCTGCGCTACAAGTTCCTCGCCGTCCTGATCTCCGGTGGCCTCGCCGGCCTCGGTGGCGGGTTCCTCGCTCTCGTCGCGGCCAGCATCTACCGCGACGGCCAGACCGGTGGCCGCGGCTACATCGGCCTCGCGGCGATGATCTTCGGCAACTGGCGCCCGGGCGGCCTGCTCACGGGTGCCGCGCTGTTCGGCTACACCGATGCCGTCCAGCTGCGTGGTGGCGCCACCGTGCACGCCTTCCTCCTGCTCTTCGCGGTGCTGCTCATCGCCGTCGGCATCTGGCAGATCGTGCGCAATCACCGCACCGTGCAGGGTGTCCTCGCGATCGTCGTGGGTGTCCTCGTCGGCTGGTGGTACCTCGCCGCCGACGCCGTCCCTGCCGAGCTCACCGGCACGACCCCCTACGTCACCACGTTGCTCGTGCTCGCGTTCGCCTCCCAACGGCTACGCATGCCAGCGGCCGACGGGCAGATCTACCGCAAGGGCGAGGGGCACTAG
- a CDS encoding GbsR/MarR family transcriptional regulator, giving the protein MVTRTAPTPEDERARFVERFGSSLTAAGFPRLPARVFACLLARDSGTLTAAELGEALAVSPAAVSGAVRYLETTRMIHREREPGSRRDVFVVADDAWHDVMINSSATYGPITATLREGVGLVGGRRTPAGHRLALSVEFLEFITEEMKGIATRWEERRARLG; this is encoded by the coding sequence ATGGTCACGCGGACGGCACCGACACCCGAGGACGAGCGAGCACGCTTCGTCGAGCGCTTCGGCTCCAGCCTGACGGCGGCAGGGTTCCCGAGGCTTCCGGCCAGGGTCTTCGCCTGCCTGCTCGCGCGGGACAGCGGCACCCTCACCGCCGCCGAGCTCGGCGAGGCGCTGGCCGTGAGCCCGGCTGCCGTCTCCGGGGCGGTCCGCTACCTCGAGACGACCCGGATGATCCACCGGGAGCGCGAGCCCGGCAGCCGGCGCGACGTCTTCGTCGTCGCCGACGACGCCTGGCACGACGTCATGATCAACTCCTCGGCGACGTACGGGCCGATCACCGCGACGTTGCGCGAGGGGGTCGGCCTCGTGGGCGGTCGCCGGACTCCCGCCGGTCACCGTCTCGCGCTCAGCGTCGAGTTCCTCGAGTTCATCACCGAGGAGATGAAGGGGATCGCCACCCGCTGGGAGGAGCGCCGGGCCCGCCTCGGGTGA
- a CDS encoding amidohydrolase, with protein MSDNHLLTDLGTAIDALAPALLALQRDVHAYPELSRGEVRTTAKVEEILRAAGVATRMLPVTGLVADLGAEQPAYRVALRADLDALPVGERTGVAWSSTTEGICHACGHDVHVAAVLGAGLALKEHEGQLRERGIGVRLLFQPAEEVIPGGAVDLIAEGALDGVDAIFAVHCDPSLDVGSVGLRDGAITAAADRVVVHLSGRGGHTSRPHLTEDLTFALAKVVTEMPAVLSRRLDPRTAFALVWGELHAGQAANVIPSSGLVAGTLRMLDATAWTTVGPLLAEALEHIVAPYAVTAVLEHVQGVPPVVNDPEAIEVLRRAAEGMGIVPVGTPQSLGGEDFAWYLREVPGAMARLGTRTPGGTTYDLHQGDLVVDETSVVRGARLLAGAVVAGVVKSSAERTVADR; from the coding sequence ATGAGCGACAACCACCTGCTGACCGACCTCGGCACCGCCATCGACGCCCTGGCACCCGCGCTCCTGGCCCTCCAGCGCGACGTCCACGCCTACCCCGAGCTGTCCCGCGGGGAGGTGCGCACCACGGCCAAGGTCGAGGAGATCCTCCGCGCCGCCGGGGTGGCCACCCGGATGCTCCCGGTGACGGGGCTGGTGGCCGATCTCGGCGCCGAGCAGCCCGCGTACCGCGTGGCCCTGCGCGCCGACCTCGACGCCCTGCCGGTGGGGGAGCGGACCGGCGTGGCCTGGTCCTCGACCACCGAGGGCATCTGCCACGCCTGCGGCCACGACGTCCACGTCGCTGCCGTGCTCGGCGCCGGCCTCGCGCTCAAGGAGCACGAAGGCCAGCTGCGCGAGCGGGGCATCGGTGTGCGCCTGCTGTTCCAGCCCGCCGAGGAGGTCATCCCCGGCGGGGCGGTCGACCTCATCGCCGAGGGCGCCCTCGACGGCGTCGACGCCATCTTCGCCGTCCACTGCGACCCCAGCCTCGACGTGGGCAGCGTCGGCCTGCGCGACGGGGCCATCACCGCCGCCGCCGACCGCGTCGTGGTGCACCTCAGCGGTCGCGGCGGCCACACCTCCCGCCCGCACCTCACCGAGGACCTCACGTTCGCGCTGGCCAAGGTCGTCACGGAGATGCCGGCCGTGCTGTCGCGGCGCCTCGACCCGCGGACGGCGTTCGCGCTGGTCTGGGGCGAGCTGCACGCCGGCCAGGCCGCCAACGTCATCCCCTCCAGCGGCCTCGTCGCGGGCACCCTGCGCATGCTCGACGCCACCGCGTGGACCACCGTCGGACCGCTCCTCGCCGAGGCCCTCGAGCACATCGTGGCCCCGTATGCCGTCACGGCGGTGCTCGAGCACGTCCAGGGCGTGCCCCCCGTGGTCAACGACCCCGAGGCGATCGAGGTGCTGCGCCGGGCCGCCGAGGGGATGGGGATCGTCCCCGTCGGGACGCCCCAGTCCCTGGGCGGCGAGGACTTCGCGTGGTACCTGCGGGAGGTGCCCGGGGCGATGGCACGGCTGGGGACGCGCACCCCCGGCGGGACGACCTACGACCTGCACCAGGGAGACCTCGTCGTCGACGAGACCTCGGTCGTCCGGGGCGCTCGCCTGCTGGCTGGTGCAGTTGTGGCCGGTGTGGTCAAGAGCAGCGCGGAACGGACAGTCGCGGATCGGTAA
- a CDS encoding DUF559 domain-containing protein translates to MESRLRMLLVLAGLPEPVVNHIEYTDDGRWLRRFDLSYPEHRLAIEYDGRQHAESTRQWQRDVERREGLDQDGWRLVVVLSRGVNGRPRETLDRVVAAMRACGMPARIRSDEWRIHFPGRG, encoded by the coding sequence ATGGAGTCCCGGTTGCGCATGCTGCTCGTGCTGGCCGGGCTGCCCGAACCGGTCGTCAACCACATCGAGTACACCGACGACGGGCGGTGGTTGCGGCGTTTCGACCTGTCGTATCCCGAGCACCGGCTCGCGATCGAGTACGACGGGCGTCAGCACGCCGAGAGCACCAGGCAGTGGCAGCGGGACGTCGAGCGACGGGAGGGCCTCGACCAGGACGGCTGGCGGCTCGTCGTCGTGCTGTCCCGGGGCGTCAACGGTCGGCCGAGGGAGACCCTCGACCGGGTGGTCGCGGCGATGAGGGCGTGCGGCATGCCTGCCCGGATCAGAAGCGACGAGTGGCGGATCCACTTCCCCGGGCGGGGGTGA
- a CDS encoding BMP family ABC transporter substrate-binding protein, with amino-acid sequence MKVAAVMSVAALTLAACGDSGTDEPAASGSGSSSAAKSDIKVGMAYDVGGRGDQSFNDAAAAGLDKAKADLGVEIKEAAAVNGENEAAREERLQQLVDAGYTHVVAVGFAYAQSVGKAAKANPDVNFAIVDDASDDSKGDNVDQITFAENEGSFLVGAAAALKSKAKHIGFVGGVNTPLIKKFEAGYIAGAKAVNPSIKVDSQYLTQPPDFSGFGDPAKGKTAAEGMFQAGADVVYHAAGGSGGGVFTAAKAAGGLAIGVDSDQALTAPADVRSVIMTSMIKKVDVAVFDFIKAAADGQEKTGNNVYDLKSGGVDYSTTGGQVDDIKSKLDDYKQQIIDGKITVPVTP; translated from the coding sequence ATGAAGGTTGCAGCGGTCATGTCGGTGGCAGCACTGACGCTGGCCGCGTGCGGTGACTCGGGCACCGACGAGCCGGCCGCCAGCGGATCGGGCTCGAGCTCGGCCGCCAAGAGCGACATCAAGGTCGGTATGGCCTACGACGTGGGTGGCCGTGGCGACCAGTCGTTCAACGACGCCGCAGCAGCCGGCCTCGACAAGGCCAAGGCCGACCTCGGCGTGGAGATCAAGGAAGCCGCAGCCGTCAACGGTGAGAACGAGGCCGCTCGCGAGGAGCGCCTGCAGCAGCTCGTCGACGCCGGCTACACGCACGTCGTCGCGGTGGGCTTCGCCTACGCCCAGTCGGTCGGCAAGGCCGCGAAGGCGAACCCCGACGTGAACTTCGCCATCGTCGACGACGCCTCGGACGACTCCAAGGGCGACAACGTCGACCAGATCACCTTCGCCGAGAACGAGGGCTCGTTCCTCGTCGGCGCGGCGGCCGCGCTGAAGTCGAAGGCCAAGCACATCGGCTTCGTCGGCGGTGTCAACACGCCCCTCATCAAGAAGTTCGAGGCGGGCTACATCGCGGGCGCCAAGGCCGTGAACCCCAGCATCAAGGTCGACAGCCAGTACCTCACCCAGCCGCCGGACTTCAGCGGCTTCGGTGACCCGGCCAAGGGCAAGACCGCGGCCGAGGGCATGTTCCAGGCCGGCGCCGACGTGGTCTACCACGCAGCCGGTGGCTCCGGTGGTGGCGTCTTCACCGCCGCGAAGGCCGCAGGTGGCCTCGCGATCGGTGTCGACTCCGACCAGGCGCTGACCGCCCCGGCGGACGTCCGCTCCGTCATCATGACCTCGATGATCAAGAAGGTCGACGTCGCGGTGTTCGACTTCATCAAGGCCGCGGCCGACGGCCAGGAGAAGACGGGCAACAACGTCTACGACCTCAAGTCCGGCGGTGTCGACTACTCCACGACCGGTGGCCAGGTCGACGACATCAAGTCCAAGCTGGACGACTACAAGCAGCAGATCATCGACGGCAAGATCACGGTGCCCGTCACCCCCTGA
- a CDS encoding ABC transporter permease, which yields MKALNPRRILMSAAAPVLALVVAFVVTSLVLVAVGDPVWEVWKTILAVPKPRQSVNIINAAAVFYLSAIAVAVGFRMNLFNIGVDGQYRVAAFAAAVFAGQAWLPGPLNILVSIIVAMVAGGLWASIAAYLKVKRGVSEVISTIMLNAIATGIVSWLLLKASDRAEGSNRIETKTIPESSQLEGFQLIPGATNRVYTLLLLAVLVGFLYWFVLGKTRFGFDLRATGRSESAAVASGVKVPRMVMTAMIASGALAGLIGMPLLFGQDHNYGTTFQSGLGFAGIAIALLGRNNAVGIAFASLLWAFLDVQSNALQIQADVAQELVNIIQGVILFAVVIAYELIRRTDKRLEQTRVAKELAASQPASASKEGAPA from the coding sequence ATGAAGGCCCTCAACCCGCGCCGGATCCTGATGAGCGCGGCCGCCCCGGTCCTGGCGCTCGTTGTGGCGTTCGTCGTCACCTCGCTCGTGCTGGTCGCGGTCGGCGACCCGGTCTGGGAGGTCTGGAAGACCATCCTGGCCGTGCCGAAGCCGCGCCAGAGCGTCAACATCATCAACGCCGCCGCCGTCTTCTACCTGTCGGCCATCGCGGTCGCGGTGGGCTTCCGGATGAACCTGTTCAACATCGGCGTCGACGGCCAGTACCGCGTCGCAGCCTTCGCGGCCGCCGTCTTCGCCGGTCAGGCGTGGCTCCCCGGGCCGCTGAACATCCTCGTCAGCATCATCGTCGCGATGGTGGCCGGCGGGCTGTGGGCCAGCATCGCGGCATACCTCAAGGTCAAGCGCGGTGTCTCCGAGGTGATCTCCACGATCATGCTGAACGCCATCGCCACGGGCATCGTCAGCTGGCTGCTGCTCAAGGCCTCGGACCGGGCCGAGGGCAGCAACCGGATCGAGACCAAGACGATCCCCGAGTCCTCGCAGCTCGAGGGCTTCCAGCTCATCCCGGGCGCCACCAACCGCGTCTACACCCTGCTGCTGCTCGCCGTGCTCGTCGGGTTCCTCTACTGGTTCGTCCTGGGCAAGACGCGGTTCGGGTTCGACCTGCGTGCCACCGGTCGCTCCGAGAGCGCTGCGGTGGCCAGCGGAGTCAAGGTCCCGCGCATGGTGATGACCGCGATGATCGCCTCCGGCGCGCTGGCCGGGCTCATCGGCATGCCGCTGCTGTTCGGCCAGGACCACAACTACGGCACGACGTTCCAGTCCGGGCTCGGGTTCGCCGGCATCGCGATCGCCCTGCTCGGCCGCAACAACGCCGTGGGGATCGCGTTCGCCTCCCTGCTCTGGGCGTTCCTCGACGTGCAGTCCAACGCGCTGCAGATCCAGGCCGACGTCGCCCAGGAGCTCGTCAACATCATCCAGGGCGTGATCCTCTTCGCCGTCGTCATCGCCTACGAGCTGATCCGGCGGACCGACAAGCGGCTCGAGCAGACCCGCGTCGCCAAGGAGCTGGCCGCCTCGCAGCCTGCGTCCGCCTCCAAGGAAGGAGCACCGGCATGA
- a CDS encoding acyl-CoA mutase large subunit family protein: MAADVPEARSESDLPIKAVYGAEDLAGFDPTEQLGEPGQYPYTRGVYPNMYTGRPWTMRQYAGFGTAKESNERYHELVANGTGGLSVAFDLPTQMGYDSDEAIASGEVGKVGVAIDSIDDMRTLFGGLPLGELSTSMTINAPASTLLLMYQLVAEENGAESAKLAGTIQNDVLKEYIARGTYIYPPKESLRLISDIFAYCAKEMPRWNTISISGYHMAEAGATPAQEIAFTLANAKEYVRAAIAAGLDVDEFAPRLSFFFVARTTLLEEVAKFRAARRIWARIMREEFGATNPKSLMLRFHTQTAGVQLTAQQPEVNLVRVALQGLGAVLGGTQSLHTNSFDEAIALPTKKAARLALRTQQVIAYETDVTKTVDPFAGSYVVESMTDDVEAAALELIQAVEDRGGAVAAIEQGFQKSEIERSAYRIALEIDNKERTVVGLNRFALDEEEPYEPLRVDPQIEHDQRERLAALRAERDNEAVERALEAVREAARGTDNLLYPMKEALRLRATGGEVSHALRDVWGLYVPRETF; this comes from the coding sequence ATGGCCGCCGACGTCCCCGAAGCCCGTTCCGAGTCCGACCTCCCGATCAAGGCCGTGTACGGCGCGGAGGACCTCGCGGGGTTCGATCCCACGGAGCAGCTGGGCGAGCCGGGGCAGTACCCGTACACCCGCGGGGTGTACCCGAACATGTACACGGGGCGGCCGTGGACGATGCGGCAGTACGCCGGGTTCGGCACGGCGAAGGAGAGCAACGAGCGGTACCACGAGCTCGTCGCGAACGGCACCGGCGGGCTGTCCGTCGCCTTCGACCTGCCGACGCAGATGGGGTACGACTCCGACGAGGCGATCGCCAGCGGCGAGGTGGGCAAGGTCGGGGTGGCCATCGACTCCATCGACGACATGCGCACGCTGTTCGGCGGGCTGCCGCTCGGTGAGCTGTCGACGTCGATGACGATCAACGCGCCGGCCTCGACGCTGTTGCTGATGTACCAGCTCGTCGCCGAGGAGAACGGCGCCGAGAGCGCCAAGCTCGCCGGGACGATCCAGAACGACGTGCTCAAGGAGTACATCGCGCGCGGCACCTACATCTACCCGCCCAAGGAGTCGCTGCGCCTCATCAGCGACATCTTCGCCTACTGCGCCAAGGAGATGCCGCGCTGGAACACCATCTCCATCAGCGGGTACCACATGGCCGAGGCCGGGGCGACGCCTGCGCAGGAGATCGCGTTCACCCTGGCCAACGCCAAGGAGTACGTGCGCGCTGCGATCGCTGCCGGCCTGGACGTCGACGAGTTCGCCCCGCGGTTGTCGTTCTTCTTCGTCGCCCGGACCACGCTGCTGGAGGAGGTCGCGAAGTTCCGTGCGGCGCGACGGATCTGGGCGCGGATCATGCGTGAGGAGTTCGGGGCGACGAACCCCAAGAGCCTGATGCTGCGGTTCCACACCCAGACCGCGGGTGTCCAGCTCACCGCCCAGCAGCCCGAGGTCAACCTCGTTCGGGTCGCGCTCCAGGGCCTGGGCGCCGTCCTCGGTGGCACGCAGTCGTTGCACACCAACTCCTTCGACGAGGCCATCGCGCTGCCGACCAAGAAGGCCGCCCGCCTCGCCCTGCGCACCCAGCAGGTCATCGCCTACGAGACCGATGTGACGAAGACCGTTGACCCGTTTGCCGGTTCGTACGTCGTGGAGTCCATGACCGACGACGTCGAGGCTGCTGCCCTCGAGCTGATCCAGGCCGTCGAGGACCGCGGTGGCGCGGTCGCGGCGATCGAGCAGGGCTTCCAGAAGTCAGAGATCGAGCGCTCCGCCTACCGGATCGCCCTCGAGATCGACAACAAGGAGCGCACGGTCGTCGGGCTCAACCGCTTCGCCCTCGACGAGGAGGAGCCCTACGAGCCACTGCGCGTCGACCCGCAGATCGAGCACGACCAGCGCGAGCGGCTCGCCGCCCTGCGGGCCGAGCGCGACAACGAGGCCGTCGAGCGAGCGCTCGAGGCGGTGCGCGAGGCCGCGCGCGGCACCGACAACCTGCTCTACCCGATGAAGGAGGCGCTGCGGCTGCGCGCGACCGGCGGCGAGGTCAGCCACGCCCTGCGCGACGTCTGGGGCCTGTACGTCCCGCGCGAGACCTTCTGA
- a CDS encoding ABC transporter ATP-binding protein, whose amino-acid sequence MANKDVTFSVRRGTVHAIVGENGAGKSTLMKILYGVQRPDEGTIKVNGTAVDLHSPSDAIAAGIGMVFQHFMLADNLTVLENVVLGAEKLHGIGDKARAEIQRISDAYKLDVDPDALVSDLGVGARQRIEILKVLFRGAKTLILDEPTAVLVPQEVDELFDQLAELKDEGLTVLFISHKLDEVLKVADSITVIRRGTTIDTVDPKTVNARQLAELMVGSELPSPTTEESTVTDRVLLSVDNLVLGGGSGRPLLDDISLAIHAGEVLGIAGVEGNGQAELVEVIMGMREPTSGTVRLESTDISDWGVREIREAGVGYIPEDRHRHALLLEAPLWENRILGHQTESPNVKGQLIDAAAAKADTQRIVTEYDVRTPSIFVTAGSLSGGNQQKLIIGREMSHHPKVLIAAHPTRGVDVGAQSSIWDHIRAARREGLAVLLISADLEELIGLSDTIRVILRGKLSGDFDPDEVTAEDLGAAMTGAGEKEQTR is encoded by the coding sequence GTGGCCAACAAGGACGTGACCTTCTCCGTCCGGCGCGGCACCGTCCACGCGATCGTGGGGGAGAACGGCGCGGGCAAGTCCACGCTGATGAAGATCCTGTACGGCGTGCAGCGCCCCGACGAGGGGACCATCAAGGTCAACGGCACGGCGGTCGACCTTCACTCGCCGTCCGACGCGATCGCCGCCGGCATCGGCATGGTCTTCCAGCACTTCATGCTCGCCGACAACCTCACCGTGCTCGAGAACGTCGTCCTCGGTGCGGAGAAGCTGCACGGGATCGGCGACAAGGCGCGCGCGGAGATCCAGCGGATCTCCGACGCCTACAAGCTCGACGTGGACCCGGATGCCCTGGTCAGCGACCTCGGCGTCGGGGCCCGCCAGCGCATCGAGATCCTCAAGGTCCTGTTCCGCGGGGCCAAGACGCTCATCCTCGACGAGCCGACCGCCGTCCTCGTGCCGCAGGAGGTCGACGAGCTGTTCGACCAGCTCGCCGAGCTCAAGGACGAGGGCCTGACGGTCCTGTTCATCTCCCACAAGCTCGACGAGGTGCTCAAGGTCGCCGACTCGATCACGGTGATCCGGCGCGGCACGACGATCGACACGGTGGACCCGAAGACCGTGAACGCCCGTCAGCTGGCCGAGCTCATGGTCGGCTCGGAGCTGCCGTCGCCGACGACGGAGGAGTCGACCGTCACCGACCGGGTCCTGCTCTCGGTCGACAACCTGGTCCTCGGTGGCGGCTCCGGGCGCCCCCTGCTCGACGACATCTCGCTCGCCATCCACGCGGGTGAGGTCCTCGGCATCGCCGGCGTCGAGGGCAACGGCCAGGCCGAGCTCGTCGAGGTCATCATGGGGATGCGCGAGCCCACCTCGGGCACCGTCCGCCTCGAGTCGACGGACATCTCCGACTGGGGCGTCCGCGAGATCCGCGAGGCCGGCGTCGGCTACATCCCCGAGGACCGCCACCGCCATGCCCTGCTGCTCGAGGCGCCGCTGTGGGAGAACCGCATCCTCGGGCACCAGACCGAGTCGCCCAACGTCAAGGGCCAGCTCATCGACGCTGCGGCCGCCAAGGCCGACACCCAGCGCATTGTCACCGAGTACGACGTGCGCACCCCGTCGATCTTCGTCACCGCCGGCTCGTTGTCCGGTGGCAACCAGCAGAAGCTCATCATCGGTCGCGAGATGAGCCACCACCCCAAGGTGCTCATCGCCGCCCACCCCACCCGCGGCGTCGACGTCGGGGCGCAGTCGAGCATCTGGGACCACATCCGTGCCGCCCGGCGCGAAGGGCTCGCGGTGCTCCTCATCTCCGCGGACCTCGAGGAGCTGATCGGGCTGTCCGACACCATCCGCGTGATCCTGCGCGGCAAGCTGTCCGGCGACTTCGACCCGGACGAGGTGACCGCCGAGGACCTCGGCGCCGCCATGACCGGTGCCGGCGAGAAGGAGCAGACCCGATGA
- a CDS encoding thymidine phosphorylase, whose translation MSESFDAVDVIITKRGRGELSDGQIDWVIDAYTRGAVADEQMSSLAMAILLNGMNRREISRWTNAMINSGERMDFSSLSRPTADKHSTGGVGDKITLPLAPLVAACGVAVPQLSGRGLGHTGGTLDKLEAIPGWRAGMSNEQMMQQLEDVGAVICAAGDGLAPADKKLYALRDVTGTVEAIPLIASSIMSKKIAEGTGALVLDVKVGSGAFMKNVDDARELARTMVDLGTDAGVKTVAMLTNMQVPLGLTAGNALEVRESVEVLAGGGPADVVELTLALAREMLAAAGRADVDPADALEDGRAMDAWKAMIRAQGGDPDATLPVAKETHEVLAPADGVLTELDALKVGVAAWRLGAGRARKEDPVQAGAGVEMHAKPGATVRAGEKLLTLHTDTPERFERALESLEGSFTIAPGGSRPDLLPLVIEKIS comes from the coding sequence ATGAGCGAGAGCTTCGATGCCGTCGACGTCATCATCACCAAGCGGGGCCGGGGCGAGCTGTCCGACGGCCAGATCGACTGGGTGATCGACGCGTACACCCGGGGCGCGGTCGCCGACGAGCAGATGTCCAGCCTGGCGATGGCGATCCTGCTCAACGGCATGAACCGTCGCGAGATCTCCCGCTGGACGAACGCCATGATCAACAGCGGTGAGCGGATGGACTTCTCGTCCCTGTCGCGCCCCACCGCCGACAAGCACTCGACCGGCGGGGTCGGCGACAAGATCACCCTGCCGCTCGCCCCGCTGGTGGCCGCCTGCGGTGTCGCCGTCCCGCAGCTCTCGGGCCGCGGCCTCGGCCACACCGGTGGCACCCTCGACAAGCTCGAGGCGATCCCCGGCTGGCGGGCCGGCATGAGCAACGAGCAGATGATGCAGCAGCTCGAGGACGTCGGCGCCGTCATCTGCGCGGCCGGCGACGGCCTGGCCCCGGCCGACAAGAAGCTCTACGCCCTGCGCGACGTCACCGGCACCGTCGAGGCGATCCCGCTCATCGCCTCCTCGATCATGAGCAAGAAGATCGCCGAGGGCACGGGCGCGCTGGTCCTGGACGTCAAGGTCGGCAGCGGCGCGTTCATGAAGAACGTCGACGACGCCCGTGAGCTCGCCCGCACGATGGTCGACCTCGGCACCGACGCCGGGGTGAAGACGGTCGCGATGCTCACCAACATGCAGGTGCCGCTCGGCCTCACGGCCGGCAACGCCCTCGAGGTCCGCGAGTCGGTCGAGGTGCTGGCCGGCGGCGGACCCGCGGACGTCGTCGAGCTGACCCTGGCGCTGGCCCGCGAGATGCTCGCCGCCGCTGGTCGCGCTGACGTCGACCCCGCCGACGCGCTCGAGGACGGCCGCGCGATGGACGCCTGGAAGGCCATGATCCGCGCGCAGGGGGGCGACCCCGACGCCACGCTGCCGGTCGCCAAGGAGACCCACGAGGTCCTCGCCCCCGCCGACGGTGTCCTCACCGAGCTCGACGCCCTCAAGGTCGGCGTCGCGGCCTGGCGCCTCGGTGCCGGCCGTGCTCGCAAGGAGGACCCCGTCCAGGCCGGTGCCGGGGTCGAGATGCACGCCAAGCCGGGCGCCACCGTCCGCGCGGGCGAGAAGCTGCTCACGCTCCATACCGACACCCCCGAGCGCTTCGAGCGCGCGCTGGAGTCGTTGGAGGGTTCGTTCACCATCGCCCCCGGGGGCAGCCGCCCCGACCTGCTCCCGCTCGTCATCGAGAAGATCTCCTAG
- a CDS encoding cytidine deaminase, whose product MAPESSPAHDANQGQEGYGAEPAARHTPEVDWEALRAKAVEIMGRAYAPYSRFPVGVAGIVDDGRLVWGCNVENAAYGVALCAECGLVSHLHATGGGRLVAVSCVGRDGEPLMPCGRCRQLLWENGGPTCLLLTPEGVLPMSELLPQAFGPDNLSIAAPPA is encoded by the coding sequence GTGGCCCCCGAGTCCAGCCCTGCCCACGACGCCAACCAAGGGCAGGAGGGGTATGGCGCGGAGCCGGCTGCGCGCCATACCCCCGAGGTCGACTGGGAGGCCCTGCGGGCCAAGGCGGTCGAGATCATGGGCCGGGCCTATGCGCCCTACTCCCGCTTCCCCGTGGGGGTCGCGGGGATCGTCGACGACGGCCGCCTCGTGTGGGGCTGCAACGTCGAGAACGCGGCGTACGGCGTGGCCCTGTGCGCGGAGTGCGGCCTCGTGTCGCACCTGCACGCGACCGGTGGAGGCCGCCTCGTCGCGGTGTCCTGCGTCGGGCGCGACGGCGAGCCGCTCATGCCGTGCGGCCGCTGCCGCCAGCTGCTGTGGGAGAACGGCGGGCCCACCTGCCTGCTGCTCACCCCCGAGGGCGTGCTGCCGATGAGCGAGCTGCTGCCCCAGGCGTTCGGCCCCGACAACCTCTCGATCGCCGCCCCACCCGCCTGA